One Acetobacterium sp. KB-1 DNA segment encodes these proteins:
- a CDS encoding 2Fe-2S ferredoxin: protein MVSPKHHLFICTSCRINGTQKGYCFQQDSVKILQTFLEEIDERDLSGDVMLNNTGCFGICDKGPIVVVYPEGVWYGKVTVDDVERIMDEHVEGGKVVEDLVI from the coding sequence ATGGTTAGTCCCAAACATCATCTTTTTATCTGCACCAGCTGCCGGATCAACGGCACCCAAAAAGGGTACTGTTTTCAACAGGATTCAGTGAAAATCCTGCAGACCTTTCTTGAAGAAATCGACGAACGGGATTTATCGGGCGACGTGATGCTAAACAACACCGGCTGTTTCGGGATCTGTGACAAGGGCCCGATCGTGGTCGTTTATCCCGAAGGCGTCTGGTATGGCAAGGTCACCGTGGACGATGTGGAACGGATTATGGACGAGCACGTCGAAGGCGGCAAGGTGGTCGAAGACCTGGTTATTTAA
- a CDS encoding HAD-IIA family hydrolase — MPKKEALKDVKLFALDMDGTVYLGNGLIDGALDFIKELRTRKKDFIFITNNSSRVPSFYQEKLKKMGCFVEADRIITSGDVTIEYLKTYHPGQSVYLMGTPLLEESFRQHGINLVQEQPDVAVASFDTTLTYEKLEKICTFILNGAVFLSTHVDLVCPTETGFIPDCGSMCALITKSTGVEPKYLGKPFAETMEMILSITGHKKEDVAFVGDRIYTDVATGVNNGGKGFLVLTGETKIADIKNSDVVPDCVFESLKEMTDYL, encoded by the coding sequence ATGCCAAAAAAAGAAGCGCTAAAAGATGTTAAGTTATTTGCCCTGGATATGGATGGTACGGTTTATCTGGGAAATGGTTTAATCGACGGAGCACTGGACTTTATAAAAGAATTGCGAACCCGAAAAAAGGATTTTATTTTCATCACCAATAATTCATCCCGGGTGCCCAGCTTTTATCAGGAAAAATTAAAAAAAATGGGCTGTTTTGTAGAAGCAGATCGGATCATCACCTCCGGAGATGTGACCATTGAATATTTAAAAACGTATCACCCCGGACAATCGGTCTATTTAATGGGTACACCGCTGTTGGAAGAGAGTTTTAGACAACACGGCATCAATCTGGTCCAGGAACAGCCAGATGTAGCAGTGGCCAGCTTTGATACCACCCTGACCTACGAAAAGCTGGAGAAAATCTGTACCTTTATTTTAAATGGCGCAGTTTTTTTATCGACCCATGTGGATTTAGTTTGCCCTACGGAAACCGGTTTTATTCCCGACTGCGGTTCCATGTGTGCCCTGATTACCAAATCCACCGGTGTGGAACCCAAATATTTAGGTAAACCCTTTGCTGAAACGATGGAGATGATTCTGTCCATTACCGGGCATAAAAAAGAAGATGTGGCCTTTGTCGGAGACCGGATCTATACTGATGTGGCCACCGGCGTCAACAACGGCGGTAAGGGTTTTTTAGTGCTGACCGGGGAGACCAAAATAGCGGATATAAAAAATTCAGATGTGGTTCCGGATTGCGTTTTTGAATCGCTAAAGGAAATGACGGACTACTTATAA
- a CDS encoding homocitrate synthase: MTSKQKYIVDTTLRDGEQSPGMAFSVREKVTIAKSLDALGVTRIEAGTPAMGKEECRAFEKIKLACKKAQIIGWNRMSLSDIDQSIGCGADIIHVCVPASDLLIREKLRQSRSQVLETLSTCAAAIHTAKRELTIGLEDASRADWDFVVKLVETARDLGATTLRFSDTVGIMSPSLCKATISRIPPNIDIEVHMHNDLGMAVANSIQGLRCGAKYADSTLFGIGERAGNCNLEHLLIATQGQLDFGISLEELQWCQTDLKSIIYKSKLLYA, translated from the coding sequence ATGACATCAAAACAGAAATATATTGTTGATACCACCTTAAGAGACGGTGAACAAAGCCCGGGAATGGCCTTTTCCGTCCGGGAAAAAGTCACCATCGCCAAATCTCTCGATGCCCTGGGGGTTACCCGGATCGAAGCCGGTACCCCCGCCATGGGTAAAGAAGAATGCCGGGCCTTTGAAAAAATCAAGCTGGCCTGTAAAAAGGCTCAGATTATTGGCTGGAATCGGATGAGTCTCTCTGATATTGACCAATCCATCGGCTGTGGTGCCGATATTATTCACGTTTGTGTCCCCGCTTCGGATCTGCTGATTCGCGAAAAACTGCGTCAAAGCCGCTCCCAGGTGTTAGAAACTCTAAGTACCTGTGCCGCGGCCATCCACACCGCCAAAAGAGAACTGACCATCGGCCTGGAGGACGCCTCCCGAGCCGATTGGGATTTTGTTGTTAAACTGGTTGAAACGGCCCGGGATCTGGGCGCCACTACCCTGCGTTTTTCGGACACCGTGGGGATCATGTCACCCAGCCTCTGCAAGGCCACCATCAGCCGAATCCCCCCCAACATCGACATTGAGGTACACATGCACAACGATCTCGGCATGGCTGTCGCCAATTCCATCCAGGGGCTTCGCTGCGGGGCTAAATATGCCGATTCCACCCTCTTTGGGATCGGCGAGCGGGCCGGCAACTGCAACCTTGAGCATCTCCTGATCGCTACCCAGGGGCAACTGGACTTCGGCATCAGTTTGGAGGAACTCCAATGGTGTCAGACCGATTTAAAATCGATCATCTATAAAAGCAAACTGCTTTATGCCTGA
- a CDS encoding sn-glycerol-1-phosphate dehydrogenase, translating to MNEILKMSMNEMAEADFDCSCGRHHSLSIKKIAIGKGVIQQLPDIAAEFKGKQLYMISDNNTWKAAGEQAFKILSDSNFEVKSHQFETGTEILIPDELAMGRMLLEMPLGTALIVAVGSGTLNDMAKYLSSRTGIPYIIVCTAPSMDGYVADGAPLICNGRKISYVATLAYGVVGDTDIMKQAPMHMIHAGLGDVLGKLTALTDWSLAVAMIDEYRCETCVKLVEEALRKCIEFAPALKERNEEAILYLIEALTLTGVTMAIVGVSRPASGSEHLLSHYWEMDFIARHKYPELHGVKVGIATPIVAEIYQLLDDELPPETKALAPQREVVEALLESAGAMISPKEVGIDRDLFYRSLMEANTVRKRYSVFQYAKDKGRLEEIAGIITERIYGK from the coding sequence ATGAATGAAATTTTAAAAATGTCTATGAATGAAATGGCAGAAGCAGATTTTGATTGCTCATGTGGACGACACCACTCGCTGTCGATAAAAAAAATCGCCATTGGCAAAGGTGTAATTCAGCAACTGCCCGATATTGCAGCAGAATTCAAGGGAAAACAACTCTACATGATCAGCGATAACAATACCTGGAAGGCGGCTGGCGAGCAGGCCTTTAAAATTTTGAGTGATTCAAATTTTGAGGTAAAAAGCCATCAGTTTGAAACCGGTACAGAAATACTTATTCCCGATGAATTAGCAATGGGAAGAATGCTTCTGGAAATGCCTCTGGGCACCGCTTTAATTGTCGCTGTGGGTTCTGGTACGCTTAATGATATGGCCAAATACCTGTCATCGAGGACCGGGATTCCCTATATTATTGTGTGTACAGCGCCATCGATGGATGGGTATGTTGCCGATGGGGCACCACTAATCTGCAACGGACGAAAAATATCCTATGTGGCAACTTTGGCCTACGGCGTGGTTGGTGACACCGATATTATGAAACAGGCACCCATGCATATGATTCATGCCGGGCTGGGCGATGTACTGGGGAAATTAACGGCGTTAACTGACTGGTCGTTGGCAGTTGCGATGATTGATGAATACCGATGTGAGACCTGTGTTAAATTGGTTGAGGAAGCCCTGCGAAAATGCATTGAGTTTGCCCCAGCCCTAAAAGAACGAAATGAGGAAGCGATTCTCTACCTGATTGAAGCCTTGACATTAACTGGGGTGACCATGGCCATCGTTGGTGTATCGCGGCCGGCGTCCGGTTCGGAACACTTGCTTTCACATTACTGGGAAATGGATTTTATCGCCCGTCACAAATACCCGGAACTCCATGGGGTAAAGGTCGGCATCGCCACCCCCATCGTAGCCGAAATTTATCAGCTGCTAGACGATGAGCTACCACCAGAAACGAAGGCCCTGGCTCCCCAACGTGAAGTCGTGGAAGCTCTTTTAGAAAGTGCCGGAGCGATGATTTCCCCAAAAGAAGTTGGTATCGACCGGGATCTTTTTTATCGCAGTTTAATGGAGGCGAATACAGTACGTAAACGTTACAGCGTTTTTCAGTACGCAAAAGATAAAGGGCGATTAGAAGAAATCGCCGGGATAATCACCGAAAGGATTTACGGAAAATGA
- a CDS encoding transcriptional regulator GutM codes for MIYLALVAFVMMILQSGLTYFQYKNYQQAVNSLLSQGTILGIGLRKGGFRLKGGAIIVLAMDCRSGRICGCKKLEGIALWKRFLETDYYNGLSLSEIREVGLVEDLKINKKRRIKEPYAPNGLDKKRKKGALIQAVEAIDKRLEKDVKNAQYLKRRETERAMGNKQPRST; via the coding sequence TTGATTTATTTAGCATTGGTCGCGTTTGTGATGATGATCTTACAGAGTGGATTAACTTATTTTCAGTATAAAAATTATCAGCAGGCGGTCAATAGTCTGTTAAGTCAGGGAACCATACTGGGTATTGGTTTACGTAAGGGTGGTTTTCGTTTAAAAGGAGGGGCGATTATTGTTTTAGCCATGGATTGTCGTAGCGGACGTATTTGTGGGTGTAAGAAACTAGAAGGGATCGCCCTATGGAAGCGGTTTTTAGAAACCGATTATTATAATGGCCTGTCGCTATCAGAAATTCGCGAGGTAGGTCTGGTAGAAGATCTAAAGATTAATAAAAAAAGACGAATAAAGGAACCATACGCACCCAATGGTTTGGATAAAAAAAGAAAAAAAGGGGCCTTGATTCAGGCCGTTGAAGCCATCGATAAGCGATTGGAAAAGGACGTAAAGAATGCACAATATCTTAAAAGACGGGAAACCGAAAGAGCGATGGGAAACAAACAGCCCAGATCAACATAA
- the nifE gene encoding nitrogenase iron-molybdenum cofactor biosynthesis protein NifE → MKNDAAILPERAQSIRFSECSGDGIKCESASVSGAVSQRACVFCGARVVLNPITDAFHIIHGPIGCASYTWDIRGSLSSDEEGYRNSYSTDLRERDVIFGGQKKLAAAVDEVMAIHSPKVIFIYATCIVGVIGDDIDAVCREAEEKYQIRVIPVKSPGFSGTKKTGYKMACNAIMSLVTPKFLPKKTHGVNILGDFNLAGEMWIIKNYLRQIGVEVVANITGDAKVEDLKKAPAAQLNLVQCAGSMTYLAKQMEEVFSIPFIKVSFFGVTDTSDSLMRIAYAVGDKEVITRAKAFIEEEKNRVIPLLNKYRNNLEGKKAAIYVGGGFKAISLIRQFHEFGMNTVMVGTQTGSKDDYEVIQHLVDEDAVILDDANPAELEAFMKEMGADILVGGVKERPLAYKLGIAFCDHNHERKHPLAGYEGTLNFASEINLSMNSPVWEVIGGMKNV, encoded by the coding sequence ATGAAAAATGATGCGGCAATTTTACCAGAAAGAGCCCAGTCAATCCGTTTTTCGGAATGCAGCGGAGACGGAATCAAGTGTGAGTCAGCAAGTGTCTCAGGGGCCGTCAGTCAACGAGCCTGTGTTTTCTGTGGGGCCCGGGTTGTTTTGAACCCCATCACCGATGCCTTCCATATTATCCATGGCCCGATTGGATGTGCCAGCTATACCTGGGATATTCGCGGCAGTCTATCCAGTGACGAAGAAGGCTATCGAAACAGTTATTCAACGGATCTACGCGAACGCGATGTTATCTTTGGTGGACAAAAGAAATTAGCTGCTGCTGTTGATGAAGTCATGGCTATCCACTCACCCAAAGTTATTTTTATTTACGCCACCTGTATTGTTGGTGTTATCGGTGATGACATTGACGCTGTCTGTCGCGAAGCCGAAGAAAAATACCAAATTCGTGTGATTCCAGTTAAATCACCAGGGTTCTCGGGAACCAAAAAAACCGGCTATAAGATGGCCTGCAACGCTATTATGAGCCTGGTTACCCCCAAATTCTTACCTAAAAAAACGCACGGTGTCAACATTCTCGGCGATTTTAACCTGGCCGGGGAAATGTGGATTATTAAAAATTATTTACGACAAATCGGCGTCGAAGTGGTTGCTAATATTACTGGCGATGCCAAAGTCGAAGATCTCAAAAAAGCCCCCGCGGCCCAACTCAATCTGGTTCAATGTGCCGGTTCGATGACCTACCTGGCTAAACAGATGGAAGAGGTTTTCTCAATCCCTTTTATCAAAGTTAGTTTTTTTGGTGTGACCGACACCTCCGATTCACTGATGCGGATTGCCTATGCCGTCGGTGATAAAGAAGTCATTACGCGAGCCAAAGCCTTTATTGAAGAAGAAAAAAATAGAGTCATCCCTCTTTTAAATAAATATCGTAATAATCTTGAAGGAAAAAAAGCCGCTATCTATGTCGGCGGCGGCTTTAAAGCAATCTCCCTGATCCGCCAGTTTCACGAATTTGGCATGAATACCGTGATGGTCGGCACCCAAACCGGGAGCAAGGATGATTATGAAGTCATCCAACATCTGGTCGACGAAGACGCCGTCATTTTAGACGACGCCAACCCGGCTGAACTGGAAGCCTTTATGAAAGAAATGGGAGCCGATATATTAGTAGGCGGCGTCAAGGAACGGCCGCTGGCCTATAAACTGGGCATCGCCTTTTGTGATCATAACCATGAACGCAAGCATCCCCTGGCAGGCTACGAAGGCACCCTGAACTTCGCCTCAGAAATCAATCTGTCAATGAACAGTCCTGTCTGGGAAGTCATAGGAGGTATGAAAAATGTCTAA
- a CDS encoding PTS glucitol/sorbitol transporter subunit IIC yields the protein MEILASIGNHFYGLYQAGGQFLMIYITDFIPWILLMITFMHILFKLIGLERIEKLAKLLGKNPITRWSLMPMLCMMFSGNPMTYPYARFLPENQKVAFFDASISYCHPVTGLFPHANPGELFVYLGIATGVFLAGYDLGFLAISYFLIGILIVFIRGLVTQLIYNAKYKKKYGTAEKKEA from the coding sequence ATGGAAATACTAGCAAGTATCGGCAATCATTTTTATGGCTTATATCAGGCGGGTGGCCAATTTCTGATGATCTATATCACTGATTTTATCCCCTGGATTCTTTTGATGATCACATTTATGCACATATTATTTAAACTCATTGGCTTGGAACGGATTGAAAAATTAGCAAAATTATTGGGGAAAAACCCCATCACGCGATGGTCTCTGATGCCCATGCTATGCATGATGTTTTCAGGAAACCCGATGACCTATCCCTATGCCCGTTTTTTACCGGAGAATCAGAAAGTTGCTTTTTTTGATGCTTCTATTTCATACTGTCATCCGGTTACCGGTTTGTTTCCCCATGCCAACCCGGGGGAATTATTTGTTTACCTGGGTATCGCCACGGGGGTTTTTCTGGCCGGATATGATTTAGGATTTTTGGCTATTTCTTATTTCCTGATTGGTATTTTAATTGTCTTTATTCGCGGTTTAGTAACTCAGCTTATTTATAATGCCAAATACAAGAAAAAATACGGCACAGCAGAAAAGAAGGAGGCGTAA
- a CDS encoding PTS glucitol/sorbitol transporter subunit IIB: MFKAVKIEKGHGGWGGPLVIQPTEKKDKIVSITGGGIDPLSKRIAQITGAKAIDGFSNGVPDDEIACVVINCGGTLRCGVYPKKGIMTVNITPVGQSGPLAEYIKEEIYVSGVVDKGISLADGSEVAPETEAVVEEVVEAVTEHRSDDNWVARGGKALAGFATKCVQGGKEAVDITIKDILPFMAFYALLLGIIMYTGLGNLMAVYVYPYLGTLPGLLILVVICALPMISPLVGSGALIGQVLSVLVGLGIALGAFPVYLALPAFFAVDAQVGCDFIPVGLSMGDAESDTVDIGVPSVLLSRLITGPIAVVIAYFFAMGMYGLL; encoded by the coding sequence ATGTTTAAAGCAGTTAAAATTGAAAAGGGTCATGGCGGCTGGGGTGGTCCACTGGTTATACAGCCGACGGAAAAGAAGGATAAGATTGTCTCCATTACTGGCGGCGGAATTGATCCGTTGAGTAAACGAATTGCCCAGATTACTGGTGCAAAAGCCATTGATGGCTTCAGTAACGGTGTGCCTGATGATGAAATTGCCTGTGTTGTCATCAATTGTGGAGGCACTTTACGATGTGGGGTTTATCCCAAAAAAGGCATTATGACCGTCAACATTACGCCAGTCGGACAGTCGGGTCCACTGGCAGAGTATATTAAAGAAGAGATCTATGTGTCAGGGGTTGTTGATAAAGGGATTAGCTTGGCAGATGGTTCTGAGGTGGCTCCTGAAACAGAAGCGGTGGTTGAAGAGGTCGTTGAAGCGGTTACGGAGCATCGCTCAGATGATAACTGGGTAGCCAGAGGTGGTAAAGCTTTGGCCGGCTTTGCCACAAAATGTGTCCAGGGCGGGAAGGAAGCCGTTGACATTACAATTAAGGATATTCTTCCGTTTATGGCTTTTTATGCTTTACTGCTGGGGATCATTATGTATACTGGTCTGGGGAATTTAATGGCCGTTTATGTTTATCCCTATTTGGGAACACTGCCCGGCTTGTTGATTCTGGTTGTCATTTGTGCGTTACCGATGATTTCACCTCTGGTTGGTTCAGGTGCATTAATCGGGCAGGTTTTAAGTGTCCTGGTTGGACTGGGTATCGCTTTAGGAGCCTTTCCAGTTTATCTGGCACTGCCGGCGTTTTTTGCTGTAGATGCACAGGTGGGCTGTGATTTTATCCCGGTGGGATTATCGATGGGAGACGCCGAAAGCGATACCGTGGATATTGGTGTGCCATCGGTGCTATTATCCCGTTTGATTACCGGTCCCATCGCGGTTGTGATTGCCTACTTTTTTGCGATGGGCATGTATGGACTTTTATAA
- a CDS encoding HPr family phosphocarrier protein, whose protein sequence is MKDSLTGSHMHAKQVTIINPTGLHARPAAEFVQKAGAFRANIQIKKMDEDPATGDAKSLLGIMSIGLGQGDTIEISAEGEDEMLAVETLVALVGSGFGEV, encoded by the coding sequence ATGAAGGATTCATTAACAGGTAGTCATATGCATGCAAAACAGGTTACCATTATTAATCCCACCGGCTTACATGCACGACCGGCGGCAGAGTTTGTCCAGAAGGCTGGAGCGTTCAGAGCAAATATCCAGATCAAAAAAATGGATGAGGATCCAGCAACAGGTGATGCAAAATCGCTACTGGGGATTATGTCAATTGGTTTGGGCCAAGGGGATACGATTGAAATAAGTGCCGAGGGTGAGGATGAAATGCTGGCGGTGGAAACTCTGGTCGCCCTGGTTGGCAGTGGGTTTGGAGAAGTGTAA
- the nifB gene encoding nitrogenase cofactor biosynthesis protein NifB: MSKNLVNLNVNPCKMCMPMGTANAFYGIQKCMNILHGSQGCSTYIRRHMATHYNEPVDIASSSLTEEGTVYGGEKNLIIGLENLIKLYEPEVIGVSTTCLAETIGEDIEYIIKNFYAAHPDETVKIIPVKSAGYGGTQFEGFTRALRAIVSHVEMDATKHNKVNIVTTMISPADTRYLIDLLDQFGLEYILLPDLSENLDGVHQSSYYRLPMHGTPISEIQKMAGARATIEISDTIKPDESPGVYLYENYGVPYKRLNLPMGLRDTDALIDLLAELSKKAIPEKIAKERGRYLDGMVDSHKYNALGRIAIFGEPDFVVSAVRLCCENGVMPVIAATGSNCPQLKGKIEAELSKLADVLFVDNYVILNDVDFETIEEEALRLGANLMLGNSDGRRIEEKHGIPLIRCAFPIHDRVGGQRVRTLGYEGSQVLLDLITNTILKAVEGGFRETLYNTYYNEGPKSKYGLEPETEANMKVLEKIKTNNPLTPQAQTIEEKTANHPCYSCGASQKNARMHLPIAPKCNIQCNYCVRKFDCPNESRPGVTTEILSPEAAFEKYKLVKEKVENLTVVGIAGPGDALANFEETRKVLTLIHDYDPSVTFCVSTNGLMLPYYAKELAKLGVSHVTVTVNAVDPAIGAKIYKHVDFMGNRYRSEAGASILLANQLSGIKLLIDEGVIVKINTVTLMGINDTHIEEVVKTVKELGCFISNVMPLIPVKGSAFEDLQIATNHEINAIRDKCGVHLKQMYHCKQCRADAIGKLDSDISLNFRETEAKKDEMILAAPTGLRFAITSKGGMLVDQHFGQASELYIYDYLDDEVRFKEKRVIGKYCTGAEECDEKEDKIGTILKALNDCDGAITMRIGDLPTKRLESKGIKVISTYDRIEDAVKTAAQEILKSELRTAGNF; encoded by the coding sequence ATGTCTAAAAATTTAGTCAACCTAAATGTCAATCCCTGTAAAATGTGCATGCCGATGGGAACCGCCAATGCCTTCTACGGTATTCAAAAATGTATGAATATCCTCCATGGTTCCCAGGGATGCAGCACCTATATCCGCCGCCACATGGCCACTCATTACAATGAACCGGTTGATATTGCTTCTTCTTCCCTCACTGAAGAAGGCACTGTCTACGGCGGTGAGAAAAATCTGATTATCGGGCTGGAAAATCTGATTAAATTGTATGAACCTGAGGTCATCGGCGTTTCGACCACCTGTCTGGCCGAAACCATTGGTGAAGATATTGAATATATCATCAAGAATTTTTACGCCGCTCATCCTGACGAAACGGTAAAAATTATTCCCGTTAAATCGGCTGGGTACGGCGGTACCCAATTTGAAGGATTTACCCGGGCGCTGCGAGCGATTGTCTCCCATGTTGAGATGGACGCCACCAAACACAATAAGGTCAATATCGTCACCACGATGATTTCCCCGGCGGATACCCGTTATTTAATCGATCTACTGGACCAGTTTGGACTGGAATATATTCTTTTGCCAGATCTTTCCGAAAATCTCGACGGCGTCCATCAGAGCAGTTATTATCGTTTGCCGATGCATGGTACCCCGATTTCGGAAATCCAGAAAATGGCTGGCGCCCGGGCCACCATCGAAATCTCTGATACCATCAAGCCCGATGAATCTCCCGGGGTTTACCTGTATGAAAACTATGGGGTTCCTTACAAACGCCTGAACCTACCGATGGGACTCCGTGATACTGATGCCTTAATCGATCTCTTAGCTGAATTGTCAAAAAAAGCCATTCCTGAAAAAATTGCTAAGGAACGCGGTCGTTACCTTGATGGCATGGTCGACTCCCATAAATACAACGCCCTGGGTCGCATTGCCATCTTCGGTGAACCGGATTTTGTCGTTTCGGCAGTCCGACTCTGTTGTGAAAATGGGGTGATGCCGGTGATCGCGGCTACTGGTTCCAATTGTCCCCAGCTTAAAGGAAAAATCGAAGCCGAGCTTTCCAAATTGGCCGATGTTCTTTTTGTTGACAATTACGTGATCCTAAATGATGTCGACTTTGAAACCATTGAAGAAGAAGCCCTGCGACTCGGTGCTAACCTGATGCTGGGAAATTCCGACGGCCGCCGGATTGAAGAAAAACACGGGATTCCACTCATCCGCTGTGCTTTTCCAATCCATGACCGCGTCGGCGGCCAGCGGGTTCGGACCTTGGGCTATGAAGGTTCCCAGGTGCTCCTGGACCTGATCACCAACACCATTCTTAAAGCGGTGGAAGGCGGTTTCCGGGAAACCCTATATAACACCTACTATAATGAAGGACCAAAATCCAAATACGGATTAGAGCCGGAAACGGAAGCTAACATGAAAGTGCTGGAAAAAATAAAGACAAATAACCCGTTAACACCCCAAGCCCAAACCATTGAAGAAAAAACCGCCAATCATCCCTGCTATAGCTGCGGTGCCTCCCAGAAAAACGCCCGGATGCACCTCCCCATTGCTCCTAAATGCAACATTCAGTGTAACTACTGTGTTCGTAAATTTGATTGCCCCAATGAAAGCCGTCCCGGCGTGACTACTGAAATTCTTTCCCCGGAAGCGGCCTTTGAAAAATATAAACTGGTTAAAGAAAAGGTGGAAAACCTCACCGTCGTCGGAATTGCCGGCCCCGGAGATGCCCTGGCAAACTTTGAAGAAACGAGAAAGGTCCTGACCCTGATCCATGACTATGACCCCTCTGTTACCTTCTGCGTCTCCACCAATGGTTTAATGCTGCCCTACTATGCCAAAGAACTGGCAAAACTGGGTGTTTCCCACGTTACCGTCACCGTCAATGCGGTTGACCCGGCCATCGGTGCCAAGATCTACAAACATGTCGATTTTATGGGGAACCGCTACCGTAGCGAAGCCGGTGCCTCTATTTTACTGGCTAACCAGCTTTCAGGGATCAAGCTCCTGATCGATGAAGGGGTAATCGTCAAAATCAATACTGTCACCCTGATGGGAATCAATGATACACACATCGAAGAAGTGGTCAAAACGGTAAAAGAGTTGGGCTGCTTTATCTCCAATGTGATGCCCCTGATTCCGGTTAAAGGTTCCGCCTTTGAAGATCTGCAAATTGCCACCAACCACGAAATTAATGCGATTCGCGATAAATGCGGGGTTCATTTAAAACAGATGTATCACTGCAAACAATGCCGGGCCGATGCCATCGGCAAACTGGATAGTGATATCTCCCTGAATTTCCGGGAAACTGAAGCTAAAAAAGATGAAATGATTCTGGCAGCACCAACGGGATTGCGCTTTGCGATCACCTCTAAAGGCGGGATGCTGGTGGACCAGCATTTCGGCCAGGCTTCAGAGCTTTATATCTATGACTACCTTGACGATGAGGTCCGGTTTAAAGAAAAACGGGTAATCGGCAAGTATTGCACGGGCGCCGAAGAATGCGACGAAAAAGAAGATAAGATCGGCACCATTCTAAAAGCTCTAAATGACTGCGACGGCGCCATCACTATGCGCATTGGTGATCTGCCCACCAAACGGCTGGAAAGCAAGGGCATCAAGGTCATCTCAACCTACGACCGCATTGAAGATGCTGTTAAAACGGCAGCCCAGGAAATCTTAAAGTCCGAACTGCGCACCGCCGGTAATTTCTAG
- a CDS encoding PTS glucitol/sorbitol transporter subunit IIA has translation MYKTIITEIGPMAYELIGGGMLVVFNENAPAALREMSVMHTIESLRHPVKVDDIVVFGDQEYLVTAVGHEANNTLDTMGHCTFCFNGKSEVQIPGQIELSGDGVPTLAIGCGFHIYST, from the coding sequence ATGTATAAAACAATCATAACTGAAATTGGGCCAATGGCTTATGAATTGATCGGCGGGGGGATGCTGGTAGTATTTAATGAAAACGCCCCGGCAGCATTAAGAGAGATGTCCGTCATGCATACCATCGAATCCTTGCGTCATCCAGTTAAGGTGGATGATATTGTGGTGTTTGGCGATCAGGAGTACTTAGTGACAGCTGTGGGTCATGAAGCGAATAACACCTTGGATACTATGGGGCATTGCACATTTTGCTTTAACGGAAAGAGTGAGGTTCAAATTCCGGGACAGATTGAATTATCAGGTGATGGAGTACCAACGCTAGCGATTGGATGCGGTTTTCATATTTATTCAACCTGA